One Meriones unguiculatus strain TT.TT164.6M chromosome 5, Bangor_MerUng_6.1, whole genome shotgun sequence DNA segment encodes these proteins:
- the Dok1 gene encoding docking protein 1 has protein sequence MDGAVMEGPLFLQSQRFGTKRWRKTWAVLYPASPHGVARLEFFDHKGSSSGGGRGGSRRLDCKMIRLAECVSVVPVSVESPPEPGAAAFRLDTAQRSHLLAADALSSAAWVQTLCRNAFPKGGWALAQTENPPKFSALEMLENSLYSPTWEGSQFWVTTQKTEASERCGLQGSYILRVEAEKLTLLTLGAQSQILEPLLFWPYTLLRRYGRDKVMFSFEAGRRCPSGAGTFTFQTAQGNDIFQAVEAAIQQQKAQGKVGQGQDILRTDSHEGETEGKVVSAPTSQESPGSCPALYAEPLDSLRIPPGPSQDSVYSDPLGSTPAQTGEGVHSKKPLYWDLYGHVQEQLLKAKLTDSKEDPIYDEPEGLAPAPPRGLYDLPQEPKDAWWCQARLKEEGYELPYNPATDDYAVPPPRSSSSKPVPAPKPQGLLLPDPGATGGSGSKGHGSDTALYSQVQKSGTSGGWDCGLARVGNDRTGVKSEGST, from the exons AGGTGGAGAAAAACCTGGGCTGTGCTTTACCCAGCCAGTCCCCACGGCGTAGCGAGGCTGGAGTTCTTCGATCACAAGGGGTCGAGCTCGGGAGGCGGTCGGGGCGGCTCCCGCCGTCTGGACTGCAAGATGATTCGCCTGGCTGAGTGTGTGAGCGTGGTCCCCGTGTCCGTGGAGAGTCCCCCCGAGCCGGGCGCCGCTGCCTTCCGCCTGGACACCGCGCAGCGCTCGCACCTGCTGGCGGCGGACGCCCTGTCCAGCGCCGCCTGGGTGCAGACTTTATGCAGAAACGCCTTTCCG AAAGGCGGCTGGGCATTGGCCCAGACAGAGAACCCACCTAAGTTTTCTGCCCTGGAGATGCTGGAGAATTCGCTCTACAGCCCCACCTGGGAAG GATCCCAGTTCTGGGTAACCACGCAGAAGACTGAGGCTTCGGAACGCTGCGGCTTGCAAGGCTCCTATATACTGAGGGTGGAGGCTGAGAAGCTGACCCTGCTGACATTGGGGGCCCAGAGTCAGATCCTGGAGCCGCTCCTTTTCTGGCCCTACACTCTGTTGCGACGCTATGGCCGGGACAAG GTCATGTTCTCTTTTGAAGCGGGTCGCCGCTGTCCCTCTGGCGCTGGAACCTTCACTTTCCAGACTGCACAGGGAAACGACATCTTTCAGGCAGTCGAGGCTGCCATCCAGCAGCAGAAAGCCCAAGGAAAGGTTGGACAGGGACAAGATATTCTCAGAACTGACTCCCACGAAGGGGAGACAGAGGGGAAGGTAGTTTCCGCTCCCACTTCCCAGGAGTCCCCAGGCAGCTGCCCAGCCCTGTACGCTGAGCCTTTAGACTCCTTGCGAATTCCTCCAGGCCCTTCTCAGGACTCAGTGTATTCAGACCCTTTGGGCAGCACCCCTGCTCAGACAGGGGAGGGGGTGCATTCAAAGAAACCTCTCTACTGGGACTTGTATGGACATGTGCAGGAGCAGTTGCTGAAAGCCAAGCTGACAGACTCCAAAGAGGACCCCATCTATGACGAACCTGAAGGCCTGGCCCCAGCCCCTCCCCGGGGCCTTTATGATCTGCCTCAGGAGCCTAAGGATGCATGGTGGTGCCAGGCTCGGCTGAAGGAAGAGGGCTATGAGCTCCCTTACAACCCTGCCACCGATGACTATGCCGTGCCACCTCCCCGCAGCTCCAGCTCGAAGCCTGTCCCTGCTCCCAAGCCACAGGGCTTGCTCCTTCCAGACCCTGGTGCCACAGGTGGCAGTGGCAGCAAAGGCCACGGCTCAGATACAGCTCTTTACAGCCAGGTCCAGAAGAGTGGGACCTCAGGGGGTTGGGACTGTGGGCTCGCTAGAGTAGGCAATGACAGGACTGGGGTCAAGTCAGAGGGCTCCACCTGA